A region of the Myxococcus stipitatus DSM 14675 genome:
TGGCCGTGTAAGAATTGGCGCGGGATAGTCGAGAACCCGCCCCCCTCCCGTCAAGGAGTTTGGCCAGCCTTCCAGGTTGCCGGACTTATCGGACCCAACGGCGCGGCACGGACAGCGTGGCTGTCCCCCACGCGGCCGGCGAAGTCCGACGCTGAACCGGACGCGACTACCAGCAGGCCAGTCCAGGCGCCGGCAGCTCCACCGTCACGGTGAGCCCCGCCTCCGCCCCTCGCTCGGCGGTCAGCGTGCCCCCCACGGATTCCACCAACTCGCGCGCCCGCGCCAGCCGCCGGTGCGTGGCCCCCACCAACATGGGCGACAGGAACACCGACCGCAGCTCCCGCTCCGACAGCCGGGCCTCCGGCGTCACCACCTGGAAGCGCGGCGGCTCGTCCCCGAAGTCGTCCGGGGGCGCCAGCGTCAATCGCACCTCACCCTCCCCCGCGCAATCCGCCGCGTGGGCCAGCAACAGTAACAACACCTGGCGTGTACGCCGCTGGCCCGTCCGCGCCAGGACGGCCTCGCCGGGTATTTCCAGCTTCACTTTGTTGCCACGAATTCTTCTCGTGGCTTCCAGCAGTTTCACGGATTCAAAAACAAGCGCCGACACATCCACCTGGTGAAAGTCTGGCCCTTCCACGGGCTCCAGGGATGCAACGGGAAGGGAGCGATTCGTGCTCCGCTCCGCTTCACCCGAAGTCCATTCCACCGTGTTGCGCGCCGCACTCATCCACACCTCGCCCTATTGACGTGTCCGAAGGATTCTACCGGCGGAGTCCGACACTCTCCATTTCACTACGAGGAAGTGCAGGGGGCGTGATTGACTGCCGACATTACAGTTGCGCGACATCTTCCCGATGGGCTTGTTGGGTCCTGGGCATGCTTTTCGTGAAACCTAAAGAAATGACCTGTCACGGTTGACCCAGTGCCCTAGATTCTCGCCTTGACGAAAACAGCAAGGCTGCACAAATTCGATTTGACTGTTCCTCCTGTCTCCGTATGATGCGGACTCATAGCGAAATCGTGCCCACCGCAGCGCCGATGGAACAGGGAGGACCTGTTGTGCTTGCAACTTCGCCATCCGCATCAGGCGTTCCTCACTACCGGAGAAGGGGGCTCCTGGACATGGAAGGGGGAAACCCACTCTCCGACCGGCGGACGGTCGAGTTCGACAGCCGCGACGCATTCATCAACGTGATTCCGCTGCCGCCAGCGGAAGCCGCACTCGACGACTCGGGCTACTCGCTGCACGGCCGGGGTCCCAACGTCATCACCTGCGCGCTGGGCACGCCCGACGCGACGGTGGGTGAAGTCACCCGGCTGAGCCCGACGGTGGTCTGGGTGATGCCGAGGGGCCCGGTGAATCCCGCCGAGTCCGCCACGCTCCCGGTCTTCCTGAAGGGGCGCGGCCACACCATCGGTCCTCTGGTGGGCGCGTTCATCCGCGCCGACGCGGAGACGGCGAACGCCCCCGTGGGGCTTCAGTTGGTGGGCGTGACGGTGGAGCAAGGTCGCCAGATTCTCGCGCTGCTGGCGGATTCGTTGCGTCACGGCGTCGCGGAGCCGGCGGCGTCCGCCTTGCCGGTGCAAGACATCATCGAGCAGCCGGAGCGCATCCGCTCCATCCTCACCGCCATTTGCGCGTCTGGGAACAAGGGCGTGCTGCGGCGCATGGGCCGCTCGGTCCGGATGGTGTTGGAGCGCTTCAACTCGGCGACGTCGCAGCTCGAGTGGCGCACCGACGAAGCGGTGTCTGATTGGGGCGATGCGCCCTACGATGTGGATGTCATTGGCTACAACAGTGCCTATCGCATGCAATTGCAGGCGGGCGGCGCGAATGGGGATCGGCTCTTCACGCCGCTTCCGGCCAACATCTCCCGCATCCGTCACCGCTGGCACCGCCGCGTTCCCGCCCCCGAGGGCGCCCGCGTGCGCTTCCACCACCCGCTGTGGCGCGAGCTGGGTGAGCTCCAGCGCGAGGTGGTGGACCTGTCCTTCTCCGGCCTGTGCATCCGCGGCAAGCCGGAGGACCTGATGTTCCCGGGCCTCCTGCCGCCCCACATCGAGCTGGAGACGGCCGAGGGCCTGACGCTGACGCTTCGCGGAGAGCTCCGCTACGTCACCAGCCCCCGCGCGGACGGCACTGTCCTGTGCGGCCTGAGCGTGCAGCCCTACTCCGTCGACGAGGCGCGCTGGGTGCGCTTCGTGTCGCAGACGACCTCCCCCGCCACGCGCACCAGCGAGGACATGGAGGAAGGGCTGTGGGATTTATTCACGCGCTCTGGCTTCTTCAGCCTCGCGGGGAAGTCCACCGAGGAGTTCGACGAGCTTCGCCAGGCCTTCCGCGGCATGGCCAAGCGCGGCGCGGAGATTCCGCAGCTCTTCTGCCAGGCGGTGTGGCCGTCCGAGCGCGGGCCCGAGGCGACGCTGTCCTTCATGAAGCCCTACCGCCACGCGTGGATGGGGCACCAGGTCGCAAAGCGCCCCGGCAAGCCTCCGGCAAGCGTGGTGGAGCCCGGGCAGATCATGCGCGACCTGTACGTGCGCACGTTCGAGCATCCGCAGAGCGACCCGGACTTCCGCTGGGTGGTCGCGTACGTGGAGGCGCTCAACCCTTGGATCGCCAAGGCACACGTGCGCTACGCCGAGCGGCAGATGGAGACGGGCCAGGGCCTGGCCTTCACCCGCAAGGTCCACATGCTGGATGTCTTCAGCCACGAGCAGACGGGCCTGTCCCACGAGGGCATCCAGGTGGGGCTCGCCACGCCGCAGGAGTTGACGCTGCTGGCGGACAGCATCGCGCGCACGCGGCCGTCCTGCTACGTGGACGCGCTGGACTTCACCCGCGAGCGCATCGACATGCGCGGGGTCCAGGCGCGCTGGAAGGAATTCGGTCTCGAGCGTGAGCGCGAGATCCTGGTCGCGCGGAAGCACGGCGTGCCCGTGGCCGCGACGGTGCTGGAGTTGGGTCAGCGGGGTACGAACCTGTACTGCCTGCTGGACATGGCCCGCTTGTTCTCGATGACCGAAGAAGGACCGTCCACCTATGTCGCCCTGGTGGACGCCGCGCGCCGTTGGTACGCCGCGCGACGCCGCGCCTCGTTCCACTTCCTGTGTGAGGACGAGGGGGGGGATTACGTTCGGGAAGCCGGTATCCACTCGGGGCCAGATCCATACATGTGGA
Encoded here:
- a CDS encoding sensor histidine kinase → MKLEIPGEAVLARTGQRRTRQVLLLLLAHAADCAGEGEVRLTLAPPDDFGDEPPRFQVVTPEARLSERELRSVFLSPMLVGATHRRLARARELVESVGGTLTAERGAEAGLTVTVELPAPGLACW